The following is a genomic window from Scleropages formosus chromosome 11, fSclFor1.1, whole genome shotgun sequence.
GTAATGGTTTGATGGTGTGCCATACATGGATATTTTCTTGGATGAAGGAAGATTTTCATCTAGCCACTTTTACTACCTCAGTGTTCTTCCCATAGTGAGGAGTGTAATAGCCTCTGGTTACTCTCAGTATGATCCCTCTCTAGATTAGGTAGCTGCTGTTTGCCAGCATCATATGTTGTTTGTGTGGGAAAACAAACTTGAGATATTGCAAATGTCCTGATTGAGTTTAGCACAATCTCCTACAGAAAACTGTTCAGGAGAATCAtggcacactttttttttttttttgcatatttgaacATATTTGATGAGGTTTTCCTTTCTctaatctgttttattttgccaattcattttatcatttccCTTGGGAAAATGTTTGGCAGTGATAAATGCAATTTTCCAATTTTTGTTCTCTCTGAGCTGGCACAGAGTTAGTGGAAACAGCAATAATTGTCTTTGATAAAGGGTGTGTATGAAATGGCTCAAGGTTAAAGATGGGAGTGAGTACCGTTTTTATCAGCGTTAATATGGCATCGTTTGGGATTAGGGCAGCATGAAGAATGCTGGGGCCTCCATACAGATGCGCACTCGGCAGGTGTGGATCTCGGTGAGAATACTGAAGGAGCACCTGGTGTGCGAATGAGCCCACAAATACACATTTCGAAGTGACAATGCTTAGATGATTTAGCTGTGAAGAAAATTGAATTGCTTCATCATCTACACTTAAATACCACTGTCTCCCCAATTCCATAAGCATGGAGTGTGTACATTTGTTTAcacatttagcggatgcttttctccaaagcagcttacaatttcATGCTGTTTATAGGGGTTTACCCActcatacagctaggtaatttttactgtagcaagtTAGGGAAATTTCCTGTCTCAatggtactagagctggaggtaggatttgaactggGGTCCTTTAACTCCAGAGGTGGCAGTTCCAACCTCTACATTGTTCAAGTGCTATATGAATGCTGCCTTTCATCCACGCCCATTTTCTTGAATTAAGTGGTCTAGTTAGTTAATTGTCTGTACTGTGCGGTTAAGTCAAAAAGTGTTCGCAATATATAAATAAGAGGAGAAACATTATTGCCAATTCTTCTTGTATTTGGCTCCACAATTGAATACTGCTGCTACACTAAACTATGCTTGCAGGAAAAGTACCTGCCATTTATTAATGTAGTGCAACATTTtgtaaaagcaaatgtaaataagaaaagcTAAAGAAGTGAaggtttggagaaaaagaatTCCTGTCCTACTGGTAACTGTTTGACTTTTTGGTTTCTGAGCTCTTAAGTGCGGCCCAGCAGTGAATTACATTTCGTTGGACAAGAAATCAAAAGCCCATTACGCTGATCATTATCAGTGAATTTCTTTCGAACCAGAGACACTAAGCACATATGAAGACTGTCATCTGTATGCATTGCAAAATTAGTGCTTGTGGCCAAGGGCCCGCGAGTCATGATTTTTAaatcttcatttttgtttgctgtgttctGTGGGTGTTTAAGGGCTTGGCATTAATGATTTGAATATTGAATGTGTATTCAGACCTGTGCTCAAAGACTGCCACCTGAAAAACTGATCAAGCCCCCCAGTGCTGTTTATCTTCAGTGGCTTCATTTAAGTCACTTTACATTAATAATCAAAATCTCTTACAGATCAGTCAGGTGCTGGGCAATGAAACCAAATTTGCTGGACGTGAACCTATAGGTCTCAGGTATGGGATGCATATCTAAACTTCAGCGTAAAGATAAATCATAAGTAGCCATCACACTgatctttgtgtttgtgtctgaacCTCATGGCTTCAGGACTTCCTGGTTGAGTTTGTGCATTGTGATATGTTATCCTGaatgttctgcttttttctaGGCTTTGGATTCTCATCTCAGCGGTCATGCTCACACTTATGGCTTTGATGGTAAGTAGTCAGCACAGAATAACTGCTACCAAGCAGCACAAGTTAAGACACAACCCTGTGGAATTTTAGAGAATTTGGTTGCCTAAGCTGGGGTATCAAGTCTTCAGCTAAGTCAGATAATTCTTTCTAAATAGTTGCTCAGTTGAGGTGATGCTGGTTGGGTTCCTGATTGCTTGGACATGGGTTTCATTGATTACTGTTTGCCGCTTAGGTATCTCACAACATTGCTACCTTTCCCTACAGGCTGTAGTGTTTCCTAACCACCTCTATGAAATGATGTTCAGCGAAGAACTCTCCACCACCCAGGTTTCTCTCAGACTCTATGGAGGAGCCCTTCTCAGTAAGTGGTCTTTGACTTCACCTCTTAGATACAGTTGCATAAGTTTATCAGAGCGGCATCAAGAGGTCACAGTGCTTCTAATGGTCCGGtggaaacattaaataaaagtaaagtcAGGCATAAAGTTTCTGTCAAACACCATCATTTACCATCAGCGGTTTTAAATGATTATGCTGGATATTTCAGAAATGACAGTCaatacttttttgttgtttggtttaaaatgctttttttccagcagttctCTTTAATCTGTCTTCCCTTCTTGGAGCATGACAGGTTTTTATGTGTGGCACTCTGCGTTAACACTAGACAGGATACAGCTTGTGATCGAAATTCACGAGATTTACCTGAGCCAAACTTATAACATTCCCCATGGaagtaaattattaaattattatggaTAAGATTCAAAATGGCTGTGAAGTGGTATTTGcccctttgttgtttttttttttttttttttatctttcatgTTTCTAGCTTATTTCCACAGTAAAATTTTATTAGCCCTCACTGACAGCAGTGGTAGTAAgtataaatatttgaatatgCCTTGCAGTTATTTCCACTGTGATGTTTATATTTGGGGGAAagagaatttaaaatgaatttgaagTATAAACATTCATAATTATGTAGTACATTTGGAACAGCCAAGCAGGCCAAGGAGCAATTATTCAGTCCTGCCACCCAGATTTTTGTTGCAATGCAGGGTGCAGTGCATAGAGCCCTCAGCAGCACTgatcatttacatgtattcatttagctgacgcttttctccaaagcgatttagaatgttaaggttacaattatttacccatttatacagctgggtaattttacgggagcagttgagggtaagtaccttgctcaagggtactacagccggaggtgaggcttgaacctgcgacctttgggcccctaaccactacgctacaggCTGTCGTGTGTGTGGGGCAAAGAATGTCCTCAGGTGGACTCAGTCATCTTCCTGTGTAACTGTTTACTTACCATTCTCAAAATTGCTGgacatttttttgcataatcATACTAATTGGATTAGCATATAATTTCTGAAGGtagtatttcattttatcatgGATGTAATGTAGTGACTTTTGATGGGCAAGGCTGATTTTCATGGCATTATGCAGATGCAGCCAGCTTCCTCATAGACCTGCCAGTTTCTACTCATATAGTGACCCTGTTTCTACACCATACATCCACCATGAGCCCTGGCAGAACTCCCAAACTTGCAGTGGTCTTCTGTCAGATGCTGTCTCTCTAATCCATAGCCAACTGGATGGCAAGGAATCCCAGGCAAAGGCTGGGATAATCCTCAGGGCAGATGGCACATGGCAGAGAAGAGCTAAGAGTCTGGATGCATAGGAGGAGTATATTAGGGGAAGATCTTTATCCAttatgcagaacaaaaaaatgtgaagaaaagggctgttaacaaaaatgtacagcatAAGATCATTTAGCTCCTTCACATTTCTTACTGTCATGTCACTCAGACATGACGGCTCTTGGAAGACAGTGATGTAATGAAGGCAGAGCTCTCATACAGAGTATGTATGGTTTATTTGTTGTTACAATATGAAGTAATGTAAAGGCCCTTAACTCTGAAGTCCACAGCCGCTGATTGACTTCATTTGTATGTTCTGTTCCACAGGTATATCTTTAATCGTGTGGAATGGTTTGCATACTGCTGAGAAAGTTGTTATTCAGTGGACCCTGCTCATGGAGGCTTGCTACTTTGGAGTCCAGTTTTTAGGTAAATTATCATTCTTTATCTAGCTGTGCAAGGTGACTTAATGTCCGACACTTGAGGCCCTGATTTCGATTCAATCCCATATGGCAAGGAAGACTGTTAAGTTAATGTATGTAGCCTTTTCTGTCTTCAGCTGTTCTTAGCATAAATGAATATTCAAAAGCTATGGGCAAGTTTTTTAACCATCGAATACTTCTGCTGGTTTCACTGTTACTAGAGCTATGCTACCCTCTTGTGACTAAAATCAGCAGTGTATCCTTTTCTGCAGACCTCTTTCACCATTAAATACACGGTCAAGTTGAGGACTGGGcctttttttatgaataatgtcctgcattattttttgttattgacCTCCAGATAGGTGAAGGCAACAACAAATTGTTGTAACTGCCTAAAATCTCACTTTGACACAACAAAACCATTTCAACTTCCTCTCAAGCGTTTTATGAAAACTTTGTAACGATTTTATGCATTTCACTCTCTGTGTCATCCTAGTTGCCTCAGTCACCGTAGCAGAAGTGGGCCCAGTgaccagcagcagcattctCCTGCTGGTCAGTCATGTGCTGTTCCTCATCATCAGTCTCTCCTACTACTTTCACCTGGGTCGTCGGAACAAGAAGCCCTAATCAGTTCCATGTGAATCTTGGACGgatttttgtgtgctttttttgtatTGGTTTGGGTATGAATGTGACTTTGTATTTAAGGTCAGATAGATTTGGAGAGGGTAACTTAAATGGGCTTTTGGAGAATTCTGTTGGTGTCCTTGAGCACCATACCTCAGTTGCTCTTGTAAATATCTAGTCCTGTAAATAGTGCTGTGCAAGGTGTGTTGTCACTGGAAGTTTTATGTCCCTCAAAGTCCCCCTCTTGGCATATAATTAATGCAAGGTATCACAGTAGTGAGTATGACTATCTTGCCAAGCTTCACCACATCTGgccccatgtgtgtgtgtatacccatgcacatatacatacacacaggggcatacagtatacataattttgtgtctatatacacacacaggcagagaTATCTACATATGACAAAAGTAAGCTTCTTCTTGGTTGTAAAGTTACTGGTATTCCCTTTGAGACTGGTACTGACCAAATTCCAGTTTGTAGTGCAGACACTTAGTAACCATACCCGTTTCCCATGTTCCATGGTTATTGAATTAGCTGTATTTTGCAGGGAGCAGATTTTGTTGACTTGACTGTGAGGGGCAtggtcatttttatatttattcgtttagctgatgcttttttccaaagcgacttacaatgttaaggttacaattatttacccatttatacagcagggtaattttactggagcaattcaggtaccatgctcaagggtactattgctgaagctcaaacctgcgacctttgtgtccaaaggcagtcgctctaaccactacgctaccagctgtgtttAGTTTGTGACCATTTTCATATTAATTAGCTTGTTGTTTCACTGTTGTCTGTAGCTGTAGACAGACAGAAAATGGGCACTGTCTGAGCTTCGTTACTCTTGATTTTTCATCCGAAACAAAACATTAGCTGGTGTAGCTAGCTTGAGTTTTGCTGAATTGTCTTTATGTATTGGGGAGTTTCGTAAGCAGTACTTTACTGTTCCTTTTTTGGGTTCTTTGTAGACTCTGCAAACAATTGGACTTTGAATTACAAAATAGCTAGTTGTGTCTGTACTGTGTATAACTTTAGACACTTTCTGGGATCCTGGGGTGAATTGTTTGAATATTCACAAAGAAGAAATGTCGTAGTTTCCACACCTGAGCTTCAGATCATATTCTCAATTTTCACAGTTTACACGCTTCAGTGATCATGTTGTGGGGTGAGAACAGGAGCTGTAACGTATGTATGGGAACATATCATTTCAAAGCATTCAGTGTTGCATACGTACTGTCTGCACAGCCGAGCTGCCTTCGCTTCTCATGTTGCATAACCATTTATGGCTTCCAACTCTGCACTAATGAAGACACTAATGATTTTGAAGACAATTGGCTAGATGCGTTGCATATTCGTTTTTTGGTTTAAGACTAAACTATTGACCTTAATATTGATGTAAATTTACCACCGAAGACTTTCTAGGCTGCATGCTAATCATATGTTGTTTCTGGTGGTTTTCTCAGTTTGCAAACCTCTGATGGAAATGAGAATCTGACACCTTGTCATTTTCTGCTTGTCACAAAATTTGTTGAATAGgtgtttaaaaattttaaatcatgAAGACATTATTTTGGCCCCTCATTgttaatttgtgcttttttaataatattatgaaTAGTTAATAAAATAGAAACCCGAAAAGTATTACTCTCATAGTGGCAAAAAGCCGTTCTGCATAATTAAGacatttctgtaatattttggaAAGGATTTACATTTTTGAGCATGAtactggggaaaggaaaaacactgcatttcttcttacacaaaacagctttttttggtGAAGCATATGCTGTCCTTTTTATGCGGCTGAACATGAGGAAGGGCTGTCAGCGTTAGACAAGGACCCAGGACCAATGTGCAAGGATCAACTCAAATTACcaaaaatatccagctttaaTGCACATTACAGCTGAACTGCATGCAAACCATGTTCCGGAAATGAGAACCATCTTGACGTCATTAGTGGGTGTGCGGGATGGAAAAGCACACTGCCATGTGATGGGTCTCTCTCCCAATGGATCACAGCTGACTACTGCAGCATATGTAAAGTACAGCTTTTCAGACTTATTTAGTATTGTCTTGCAGCTGGAAATGCCAGAAAACTTTTCTTAAGGGgccatattttgcatttaattttgattCCAAGGTTTCTCGCAAGATGGAGTGGTGACAGAACTTGTATAGCTTCCTTTATTTAGTCACATCTGCCAGCTCTGATCTGCACCCTTTGTGCACACTCTGTTCCCCATTTCTCAATTGTAGTCCCACTGCAGTCATTTGGACAGGAATGAGAGACAAACACCTGGGAGATCACACAGTGCATCCAATAGCAGCTTTAAAAATTGTTAGAAGCATTTAATCCATAAACATGAAATTTAAATGATGGCTGCAAAACCAAAAGAGATTTCagtgcagttattttaaatacGTTCACAATTTATCCGGGAGTGTTGTCTTGTTGAAGCTATAAGTTTGTGAGATCATTCAAAGTCTCTGTAtctgttaaaataatgttaatctTAATTTGAGTTGTGCCAGGTTTGGCTCAGGGTTACCTGGCTCTCTGCTGAGATAGATACGTGATTTGGCACAAAGAGTTGAAGTAATACCTGGTACCAACACGTTTACCTGAAGTTAAGTTGCGGTTTGTGAATATGTATGCAAATAATAGTTCTGTTTAATATTGCCAATtccaaatttaaaacaatagtGTATACTTAATTATGAAACCTTGTGTATGTACTTTGTAAAATAAAGTTTCTCTTTCTTATTAAATGTGTCAGCTGGTCACATCTCTGCTGTCTTCATGAAGTCCAGGCCAGTGGGGGCCCACTGTCCTGCCATGACACATGTGTTGGAGATGTTGGAGAGACTGACCTGTGCTGCCGTTTGGTGTTTTGGAAATTAACCTGATCGCATCCTGATCACCAGCTGCCTCTGTGATCGTGTCAACTGGACTGTGATGGTTCCCACCTTCCTGTGGTTGTTCCACTGGCAGGCTtctgtaaacaaaagtgcatcctAATTATTTCCAGTCATGGGGATATTTCAGTTCATCACAAAAATGGCTACAGATTGCCAGCGGGAGTCTGATTCAAACCCCTCTTTCACAACTTCCTGTACTTGCATTacatacaattacatttactcatttagcagatgctttcttacaaagcgatgtacatttcagagaaatagaatgtgtacattaccttaggaaaaagagaaacatagttgcagacatgtgattcctaAGTCAACGTACATTTGTTTCTCTCAACTTacgcaccgatgttcatcgcacaagtaggtgcataaactTGAATGCTGCAGGATTGATGTATGTAACTTGTCTGAACAGGCGTTTTGTTGATTACCAGCACCTGAGAGGGAGGAGAATTGAATCCTCAGGAAATCAGAACTCGTCATAAGAAGAGTTAGTTGGAGTTAGTCAAGCACTCACATGGTTTCACTGTCACAGTACCATACGTCACAGGTAAGTAAGCCTTAACACCACTGATCACAGtgtgttttcattctgttttatttcctaTCCTTAACTGTTTGTCCAAGACAGGGTCCCAgcagtctggagtctatcctagCAGCACAGGTATGAAGCAGGGTACTACAGGTCATCAAAGGGCAATTtcaatcaccagttcacccatatttgcatttattcactttgctgacCCTTTTCTTGAAGGCCTTTAGTGTTCAGttacttacaagtatttacagTGCTGGGTATGAAACACATGAAGCTTCACAGAGACTGGAAAGGATTCGAACCTACGCCCAAACAGTCTATGAACTGTGAGCCACCAGGGCTGCTCGGCTGTGCCGCTGTAGTTGCTCCTTTGTCTTGTTACGGAAGCCTGCAGATACGTCTCTGGACTGACAGAGGATTGCATTCATGTTACTAATCAAAAGTTGTGAaacaaaagtgtaattttttgctTATTACTGTACcatctgttacatttattaatttaggagacattctccaaagccatgtacaCCTCGGAGAACAACAGGAAAAGTGCATCAGATCAcaaggaaagatttggatgcagacacatgattctacaGTCCAGGCCGTTTCGTTTGTCTTATACTAtagtataaaccagtgtacactacacgagtagctgtatattgggtttttaaaattattaaacagataatagttacatgtttattgagcatATATGATACAGGAGAtgggggagaagtgagtctgaaagagatgaagTTCTGAGACCCTCTTGAATgtggagagagattcagcagttctgagtgataggGGGACGACAGTGTGATTTTGAAGGAAATACTGCACCAGCATCTATCTTTTACAGTGAAGTACTCAAGTCAAGtctgtcactcactgtgctTTTTACAGTGATGAAAGACACGCTTATCCTGCTGCGAAGGCGCTTCATAATGTACATAGAGAGGatcagaatatatatatatatattttttttaataaaatccgGTTAAAATGAGGACAGCTGTTACAGTTGGTTGTTGTTCTTAAATATTTCTGGTGGTTGGACACGGCCGGCGACAACGAACAAGGCCGAGTCCGCGACAGCGCCGTTTTTCACCATGTTGTACGGCAATAATCTCCGCTACACGTCCTTTCACCGTAAGACGCCTTTCGGTCGCATTGACTCGTGCTGCGGGGACGCGCCCCCGTATTGCGGCTTCTTTACGTCTTCCCTCCTGCGTGCCGCGCGGTGGCGCTTCCTGCGAAATCCTCTCAATCCCCAGAGCGGGACGGGTCTACAGACGCTGCGAGTAACGGCAGTCGAGCGCTTCTCCTCGGATATCCCGCAAGAAACACGTGAGTATCTCCAGCGTTTCACCCTTTGTCCCTCCGTCCTTATGGCCGGCCGAGTGGGAAAGGCGCGCGGAGCGGAGCGGTGCTGGTGGCGCGAGGGAAGCGCACTCTGTGTCTCTAGTCTTTGTTCGAAGCTTAACTTCGCGGAGGCGACaaagtgcgcgcgcgcgcgcctgcttCTGTCTGTCGGTCTGCGTGCGCGCGCAGCCTCTGGGGCTAAAACTTAAGCCGTCGACACGTTTCGGAATTTAGTATCTTAACACCTGAGCTTTGACAGAGTGATAGGTGTGAACTTTGCTTGCTGAGGGCTTGTGAATAAACTAAGTTTCCAGGCTGGTGATGTGGCACTCGGGTGGCAGAGGAGCAGAGCGggaagaaaactttttttattccgAGTTTGTAATGGGAAACAGACGCggccggcgcgcgcgcgcgcgcgcgctgtgtGTTGGCGCTTAGTTTTCTCGGACACGTTGTTGTGCCAGGCGACTTGAGGACACGGTTGTTGTTCTTTCTTTAATCATTTTTACACGAAAACGCACGGAAAAGGTGTGTTTTTCCTGGTGAGGGAGCCCCCTTAGGTATCCCTCATCGGTGGAGAAACTTTCTCAGAAAGTGCGAGAAGCAGCGCTGCACGAATAAATATACTCTAAACAAAGTGATGTTCTGAGGAGGAAACGCTCAAAGTGCTCTTTTATATCATCTTTAATCTATAAACGAGGACCTTTTTACCTGGAAAATGCATCTTTTTACCTTCAGACTCTAATACATGGCATGGACAAATGCCACATGTTAATTGTGTGTCTGCGCAGTTCACACAGATGTGTTACATGCCATGCcatggtgtgtgtttttccttcaaattaatttttcataacaAACAATTAATTGTTTGAGGCGCTTTGttctatgtgtttgtttgtcttcaGGCAGGAAAAACAATCTCAGAGGGAAAGTGTAGGTGCTTTTGAGGTGAAATTTCTGGGGTTTAGTCTCTTAAGAAGAGTGCAAAGTCTTGGTGAATTTCCAGCTCCACAGCAACCAGTTTTGTCCTTACAGAAGCTCTAAGTTCAGCGCAGCAGTTCTGGACGAAAGGAGGACACACTGGACGCCGGACGGTGCTCTGCGTCCCACGGCGGAGATGGGCACGTGACTGGACGCCGGGGAACGCGGGACATGCCGTGTAACAAAGAGATCCGTGCCGCCCGCGCGTCCAGGGTGCAACCGATAAACCGGAAGCTGCGAGTGTAGCCGTGTGTAAGACGGACCGAAAAAGACGGCGGGACCGAAACGTGATGCGTGTTTTTTGTTGATGTTGCGGCAGTTTTTGTTTACGCTTTCTTTTAGAAGATTGTTATAATAACCTAACTGTTCCATATAATAAGGAaatccccccaccaccaccccaccccacaaaCACAGATTTATACAACCGGGAGCTTAATGTGAAGCTCAAGGCACCAGGAGCGTGATGCTTTGGGTACTTTGACTGTGCCCATGCCGTCCCCTCCCCACCTCCGGAGTAGAGT
Proteins encoded in this region:
- the LOC108934502 gene encoding tumor protein p53-inducible protein 11-like; the encoded protein is MASKPHTQPMKKHSQTDLVSRLKTRKMLGVGGEDDDGEVHRSKISQVLGNETKFAGREPIGLRLWILISAVMLTLMALMAVVFPNHLYEMMFSEELSTTQVSLRLYGGALLSISLIVWNGLHTAEKVVIQWTLLMEACYFGVQFLVASVTVAEVGPVTSSSILLLVSHVLFLIISLSYYFHLGRRNKKP